A portion of the Salvia hispanica cultivar TCC Black 2014 unplaced genomic scaffold, UniMelb_Shisp_WGS_1.0 HiC_scaffold_1248, whole genome shotgun sequence genome contains these proteins:
- the LOC125198149 gene encoding uncharacterized protein LOC125198149 — MDWERVLGKHGIQDPTRVLVFFDDHQNELKRLKQAVKAGFKHLVFEDNYDTGTGDHYSLRQICDQPYIRGGGHSCFRDSDEARIRYRRRKFWEKAVDTDELCGPGEAWWGVRGYMRDDFNHSNKAITYDEHFQNSRFVESVLDVYWEVPPVAGPSLTHQTRYEPARAPSPIVKDGRFALFQRLGLTRFEPSVFNGYTQMVYVQISFQAMNTFHNIFVIEFQCRSIYLIL, encoded by the exons ATGGACTGGGAACGAGTGTTGGGGAAGCATGGGATTCAAGATCCTACCCGTGTCCTTGTGTTCTTTGATGACCATCAAAATGAACTTAAAAG ATTAAAGCAAGCAGTGAAAGCTGGATTCAAACATCTAGTTTTCGAGGACAATTATGATACTGGAACTGGAGATCATTATTCCTTAAGGCAAATATGTGATCAACCGTACATTAGAG GTGGTGGGCATAGCTGCTTCAGAGATAGCGATGAAGCCAGGATAAGGTATAGAAGGAGGAAATTCTGGGAGAAAGCAGTTGATACGGACGAGTTGTGTGGACCGGGAGAAGCATGGTGGGGCGTGAGAGGCTACATGCGCGACGACTTTAACCACAGCAACAAGGCAATCACCTACGATGAGCATTTCCAGAATAGCAGATTTGTGGAGTCAGTGTTGGATGTCTACTGGGAGGTGCCCCCAGTTGCTGGCCCTTCTCTTACTCATCAGACAAGGTATGAACCCGCACGGGCGCCTAGCCCTATTGTCAAAGATGGTCGATTTGCCTTGTTTCAACGGCTGGGCTTAACACGATTCGAGCCCTCTGTGTTCAACGGGTACACTCAAATGGTGTATGTTCAG ATTAGTTTTCAGGCTATGAATACCTTCCACAATATATTTGTTATAGAATTTCAGTGCCgtagtatttatttgatcCTCTAG